CCTTTATTCGGCTACCGGAAACATCGTAAACCAACTCTATGTATACTGGAATGTGAGCGATGACGTGACCTTGACATTTGGTAACTTCAATACCTTTTTGGGCTACGAGGTCATTTCACCAGCGGCAAATTTCAACTACAGCACCTCCTATCTGTTTTCGTATGGCCCGTTCTCGCATACCGGCCTGAAGGCGGACTTCGATTTGGGAAATGATTGGAGTGCCATGGTAGCCGTTATGAACCCGACCGATGTAACCGAGTTCAACCCTACCGGTGATTATGCCGTGGGGGCACAGTTGGGCTATTCAAGCCAATTTTTGAACTTCTTGTACAGTCAGGGGGGATTTGAGGTTGACTACACAGGTGGGTTCGACCTCTCAGAGGAATTCTTTTTGGGCATCAACGCTGCTTATTTTGACAACAGTGACGATGCTGTTGACTTTGCCGGTATTGCCCTATATCCCCAATACCAAACATCAGATAATTTTGCCATTGGGCTTAGGGGCGAATACTTCACAGAGACCAATCTTGGGGCCATAGGTGGTGCCGCAGAAAGTGTTTTCGCGGTAACCCTGACAGGAAGCGCCACTATTGGCGACCTGTTGATAAAACCCGAACTTAGATTGGACTGTGCCGACGAGGATGCCTTTATCGACAACGATTTGGCCCCCACATCAAGCCTGGCCTCTTTTTTAGTGGCCGCGGTCTATTCATTTTAACACCCATTCAATAGCTGTAGTTGTCAACAAGCCCTGTATTATATCTAAGTGCAGGGCTTATTCTTTGTCTTTTTTAAAATCTTTCACTCCTGCCCTCACACTAGTTCTCAAATAGTTTTGCCTCGGCACTAAGGGGCAGGAGTACTTTTTGCTGTAGACACAATAGGGGTTGTAGGCCTTGTTGAAGTCAATTACAAGTGTATCGCCAATGGGGATTTTCAAATCTATATATCGGCCGCCGCCATACGTCTCGTCCCCGTTGGTCTCATCTAAAAAGGGCAAGAACAGATAATCTTCAAACCCTTCTTCATCGATCAAGTCCAGGGTCTGGTACACCTCTAACCGGTGCTTTTTACCGTTGAGCTCGAAGTGGGCAATGCCATATACCACCTCTTCCGTCTTTCTATCGGTGGTGGTGGGCATCATAAAGGGCTTGGCGTCGGGTGTACGCTCAAACCTTGCCTTTACAATGTAATTGGTATCTGGGTCGAAGAAATCCAATCCTTCAAAATCTTTGCGATACCTATCTGGCAAAGGGGATGTTTCTGGGTTTTTGAACTCCTTGTTCAGTTTTTCTTGAAAGGCGATAATATCCGCAATGGCTTCTGACGCAACCTGCACGCCTGTATCTTTTTGGTCATGGTACCTTTTTTCTTGCCTACAACCCATAAAAACCAAGACGATTGCCCAAAAGAGATAACGCATATTTCCGTACTTTTCCACAAAAGTACAACCTTACTATTTTTTTCGGATGAGTGTAAAGAAGATAAGATTCCTGAAGTTTTTGATATTCGTTTTTATGTCTGCCCTGGCCAACAATGGCTGCAAACAAAGTCCTGAGGAGATAACAGGGAATGAAAAAGGCGCACCGTCTTTGAATCCGGAGTATTACAATGTGGCCTTTTTAATTATGGATGGCACCTACAATACCGAGTTGACGGCCCCTTTTGATATTTTTCAGCATACCCAATACCGAAAGAATATCAAGGCGATGAACACTTTTACCGTGGCCAATACCACTGACCCCATCATTACTTTTGAGGGCATCCGTCTGATTCCTGATTTTGATTATACCAAAGATTCCATTCCTAAAATAGATATCTTGGTGGTGCCCAGTGCGGAGCACCACTTGGATACCGATCTGAACGATACCGTCATGTTGAATTTTGTGAAAAGGGTCGACAAAGAAGCACTATTTGTGACCTCACATTGCGACGGGGCCTTTGTTCTGGCAAAGGCAGGCCTACTCGATAAGGTATTCTCAACCACCTTCCCCAGTGATATTGGTCGATACCGTGTCATGTTTCCACATCTAAAGATAAAAGACAGCGTGTTGTTTGTACACGATGGCAAGTACATCACTTCGGCAGGGGGCGCCAAAAGTTTTGAGGCCGCCCTTTATCTGGCTGAATTGCTTTATGGGAAAGAAATAGCCGAGTCACTTGCCCGTGGCCTTGTCATAGACTGGGATGTTGATACGGTTCCGAAGTTTATTCGTCAATGATCTCGTAGCGGGCATCATCCAAATATTTTTCGATCACCTTGTTATATTCGGGGGTAATGCGCAATAGGGCGGTATGATCTAGCGAGTACAGTCGTTCTTTGTCTTTGTAGCCCCTTTTCAAAACCTCCTCCAGATAAAAAATGGCAGTACCGAAATCTTCCTTTTTTGCACTGAGGGAGATTACCTTTAGATAATAGTCGTAATCGGTAGGGTCTGTAATGGTTTTCAGCATATACAGGAACAACAACGCCTCCTCGTCGGGTTGATTTTCGGCATTGATAATGAAAATATTGTCTTCTACCAGGGCATTTATAAAACCCTGTAAGCGATGCCCCATTCGTTTCTCGGCGGCATTGCCCTGATAGATGAATTTATTGATCTCGGTCATCTGGTAGTTCCACCAGCCCAGATTGTTGTAATTGTAGGTAAGGATGTCTTCCTCGATATAGTACACATAGTCTTCTTTCAGCAACGATTCTTTGAAGCGGGCCGCATTTTCTTGCCGTTTGAGCGCACGGTACAGCTTGTCTTTTCTAAGCTCTTTTTTCAATTTTTTCAAAGAATCCACCTCCCTATGGGGGCGGTATACCGCCAGCATACGGTCAAGTACCTGTTCGGCCAACAGAAGCTTTGACCCACTGCGCAGTTCTTGAAACCGTTCTAGGTCTTGCCTATACGATTCATTGACAATCAGGGAGTCTTGGGGTATATTGCCCTTGGCCATTTCGGCCAAGTCAAACAAGGTGAGGGCCTTTTCAAAGTGTTGACTGTCAGGCCATTTGTGGCCCCCTTCAAAAACCAACAATTGGTTCGGATGCTTTAGACCGTTCAAGACCTTTTTCAACTTTAGCAACTCAATATAATTGAAGTCTTTGTTGCCCACAATACCGATAAAATGAAAGCGCCTTTTGCTGTTGAGCAATTCTAAGTTCATAAAGCTGGCACCACACGATATGACACCCCTGATCTTATTTAAAAATAATGGAGTGATGTTGGCAAAGCGGGCCCCATAGGCGAAACCGGCGACATATAGGCGTTCGTTCTGTATGGGCAAAAGCCGTGAGACCCCATCGATTGCCCTACCCACCCTCAGCATATTCTCTGATAGCGATAGTGTGTCGTTGATGTTATCGGGTGATGCAAGAATATAACCCTTGGCCTCGGCCGCCTGTTTGAACATCGACATGGCCTGAAGGCCCTTACCGTCCATATCAAAAACATATAACACAGGCCATTTTTTGGATGTGACAAAATTGGTGGGCAGGTATAGCGAAAATGTTTCATTGTTTTCGTCATCTACCTGTACAGAATCGATGATGACCCCCTTTCGCAAGGCCACTTCCTGCGAGATGCCAATTTGAAAAACCAAAAGAAAAATAAGGTACGGTAAGCGTTTCTTTATCACAAGTGGGTAGTTCTTTCTCATAGTAAGGTGCGCACAAAAATCTGGCCAAAAATGTTTGCACTACCTAAATATAGGCCAAAAAAGTCTTTGCCCCTACATCTTGTTCAAAGGTTCGTTAGAGACCACGTTCGAAAGCACAATGTGCGTACGGCACTCGCCATATGCAATAAGCTCATCTATAAATTTTTCAAGATGCCTTTGGTCTTTGAGCACAACTTCCATTACAATATTTTCGTTTCCGGTTATGCGATAACAATTCACTACTTCGTCGTATGACTTCACCATATCGAGAAAGGGCTTCAATTTGCCCATAAAGGCCCTGAGCATAATAATCGCCCTCAACTGGTACCCTAAAAAATGATATGCCAAGTGTGTCTGGTACCCCTCGATGATGCCGAGGTCTTCCATCTTCTTTATGCGTTCGGCCACCGCTGGGGGTGTCAACCCCACTTTTCGTCCGATTTCGGCATACGATTCACGGGCATTTTTCCGAAGTTCTTTAAGAATGCGCAAACTGAGCTTATCTACCTTCATTTAAAAAGAAATAATATACAAAAAACTTAAAATCAAAGGTAAAAATTTATTTCGTATTAACTTTCAAAAGTATGGTTTTGCCAATCTGATGTAATTTTAATGTACTAAAAAATTGCTGTAAGACTATGAAAAGCAACTCGTTACACTCGTTGCCCGTTTATAGAAAATCACTTGTGCTACGTGATTTGAGCGATGCCTTGGCTTCTTACCTCTCATACAACAAAGACCTTTTTTCACTTAGACAATCCAGTAGCTTTAGAGACAATCTTTCAGACTCGTTGCTAACCGATGCCACGCTCATTACCAAAGAGATCGAGCAGGCCGCTACCAGCTCTTCATATTCGGTTCGCATGAAAAGCCTTTCTTTTATCAACATCATGACCCGGAATATTCTGGCCTACTGCAATGGTTTGGAACGAGATGGGGTAAAAGAAAAGGAATATCTAAACCTGTTGCGAAAGGAAATCAAGAGTTTCAGGAAAGCATTTAAAAAGTGGCGGCTTTCGCTAAGGAACGACGAATATTAAGCAACTCCTTCATAAACAATTTTAGCCAGCCGATCAACTTGACGGTTTGAAAGATAACGATCGGCGTAAGCCACCCGCAATCAGAAACTTCGACTTTGTCTTGTTTCTGATGCCATTGTCCTCGGTCGGCAATTTGTGGGGACCGCTCGGCTTCGATAGGGGTAAGCGACTCGCAATCAGAAACTTCGACTTTGTCTTGTTTCTGATTCTCGCTGCTTACATATTTCGTCGGTACTGCCCCCCTACCTCAAACAGTGCTTCGGTAATTTGCCCTAATGAGCAGTACTTGGTAACCTCCATCAACTTCTCGAAAAGATTTTCATTGGCCACGGCAGTTTTTTGCAGCTCTTTGAGGAGTTGTTTTGATTTCTCCACATAGGTCTTATGGAGGTTTTTGAGCGTTTGGATCTGCAGTTGTTTTTCGTCTTCGGTGGCCCTGATGACCTCAGCGGGCAAAACCGTTGGCGAGCCTTTCGAACTCAAAAACGTGTTGACACCGATGATCGGGTACTTTCCTGAATGTTTCAAGGTTTCGTAATAAAGACTTTCTTCTTGAATTTTTGAACGCTGGTACATGGTCTCCATGGCACCGAGAACGCCTCCCCTTTCAGTAATTCGGTCAAACTCCATCAAAACAGCCTCTTCGACCAAATCGGTCAACTCTTCGATAATGAAAGATCCTTGAAGCGGATTTTCGTTCTTGGCCAAGCCCAATTCTTTGTTGATTATAAGTTGAATGGCCATCGCACGGCGTACCGATTCTTCTGTAGGCGTGGTAATGGCCTCATCGTAGGCATTGGTGTGCAACGAGTTACAGTTATCGTAAATCGCGTAGAGGGCCTGCAGGGTAGTTCGAATATCATTGAAATCGATTTCTTGGGCATGCAGGCTTCGCCCAGAAGTCTGAATATGGTATTTCAACATTTGTGCCCGTGATCCCGCACCATATTTTTCTTTCATGGCCTTGGCCCAAATTCTGCGGGCCACCCGACCGATTACGGCATATTCTGGGTCAATGCCGTTGGAAAAGAAAAAGGACAGGTTCGGACCAAAATCATTGATATCCATCCCCCGGCTTAGGTAGTACTCGACATAGGTAAAGCCATTCGAAAGGGTAAAGGCCAATTGCGAAATGGGGTTGGCCCCTGCCTCAGCAATATGATAGCCCGAAATGGATACTGAATAAAAATTTCTGACCTTATGGTCGATAAAATATTCTTGCACATCGCCCATTAGGCGTAGGGCAAACTCCGTTGAGAATATACAGGTATTCTGGGCTTGATCCTCTTTAAGTATGTCTGCCTGCACCGTACCCCTTACCTGCGAGAGGGTCTCTGCCTTTATCTTATCGTACACTTCTCTTGGCAGCACCTGGTCACCGGTGACGCCCAAAAGCATGAGCCCCAGCCCATTGTTGCCCTTTGGCAGTTCGCCATTGTATCTGGGGCGCTTTACACCCTTTTTGGCATAAATGGCCTCTATCTTTTTGTTGACCTCATCTTCAAGGCCATTCTGCTTGATGTATTTTTCACAGTTTTGGTCAATGGCGGCATTCATAAAAAACCCCAACAACATCGGGGCAGGGCCATTGATTGTCATGCTCACTGAGGTCATGGGGTCGCTCAGGTCAAAGCCAGAATATAGTTTCTTGGCATCGTCGAGGCAGCAGATAGAAACCCCCGCATTGCCGATTTTTCCATAAATATCTGGCCGCTTGTCTGGATCATGTCCATACAGCGTCACCGAGTCAAAAGCCGTGGACAGTCGTTTGGCCGGCATATCAAGGCTCACATAATGAAAACGTCGATTGGTGCGCTCTGGTCCACCCTCGCCCGCGAACATTCTGGTGGGATCTTCATTGGTTCTCTTAAAGGGATAGATTCCTGCGGTATACGGAAACTCGCCCGGCACATTTTCTTGCAACATCCATAACAGCAAATCGCCCCAGGCTTCATATTTGGGGAGGGCAACTTTTGGAATCTGAAGGTGTGCCAACGATTCGGTATGTGTATCCACCTTAATTTCTTTTCCGCGTACCTTGAACGAATATATTGGAGCCTGATAGGCCTTCTTCTTTTCATGCCATTGCAACAACCGCATCCAATTGTTGGGATCAAGGTTCATCTTTACCCTATCAAATTCGTCAAGAAGTTTTGAAACCAGTTGCTTAACATCTTCTTTTTTAGTTTTTGATAGGATGGCCGGCCCATCCAAACCTGACTTGGTCAAAAGGGAATGTTCAATGGCCCTATCATCTAAATCGATAAGCGATACCATGGTTTTAAAAAGTCCGTATAGCTTTTGTGCCACCTTGGCCTGCTTGAATACATTTTTGTCGTACCCTCTATTGTTCTCTGTTATTTCGGAAAGATACCGTGTTCTGGCAGGTGGAATGACAAACATCTTTTCAGGTTCGTTCTCGACCTTGAAATCAGAATCAAAGGTAGCGCCCGTTTTCTCACTTAGGGTCTGCATGGTCGCCACATACAGCCGGTTCATGCCCGGATCGTTGAATTGCGAGGCGATTGTTCCAAAAATGGGAAGGTCATCCAAATTGGCATCCCAGAGATTTTGGTTGCGCTGGTATTGTTTTTTCACATCGCGAAGGGCATCTTGGGCGCCCCTTTTGTCGAATTTGTTGATGGCCACCAAATCGGCAAAGTCGAGCATATCTATTTTTTCGAGTTGGGTAGCTGCCCCAAATTCAGGGGTCATTACGTACAGCGAAACATCACTATGTTCCAAAATCTCGGTGTCTGACTGGCCAATGCCCGAGGTCTCTAAAATAATCAAGTCAAAGGCCGCGGCCTTCAGTACCTGAATAGCTTCGGCCACATGTTTTGAAAGTGCTAAATTTGACTGTCGTGTGGCCAAAGAACGCATGTACACACGGGGGTTGTTGATTGCATTCATTCGAATTCGATCACCCAGCAAAGCCCCACCGGTCTTGCGTTTTGAGGGATCTACGGAGACAATGCCCAAATGTTTATCGGGAAAATCAATCAAAAAACGCCTTACAAGCTCATCTACCAAGCTTGACTTGCCCGCCCCACCGGTGCCCGTGATACCCAGAACGGGAACGTCTTCATTATTTATTTTTAAGGATGGAGAATATTCTTCAAATTCATCATGCCTGTTTTCGGCCAACGAGATCAACCTCGCTATGGTCTTGACATCTTTCTGCCTTAACAATGTACCAAGATCCTGCTTCTTTGGAATTCCCAGATCCGCAATCGAGAAATCTGACTTTTTCACCAGGTCATCGATCATACCCTGCAGCCCCATCTCACGCCCATCGTCGGGTGAATAAATGCGTGTTATGCCATAATCCATCAGTTCGTTTATTTCCTCGGGCAAGATGACACCACCGCCGCCACCAAAGATCTTGATATGCCCAGCGCCCCTTTCCTGAAGCAGGTCGTACATATATTTGAAGTACTCATTATGCCCCCCTTGGTAAGAGGTCATGGCAATGGCATTGGCATCTTCCTGTATGGCACATTCGACCACCTCGGCCACACTTCGGTCATGGCCCAAATGAATTACCTCAACACCAGCTGCTTGGATTATTCGGCGCATGATATTGATGGCCGCATCATGACCATCAAAGAGCGAGGCTGCCGTGACCACTCTGATCTTGTTCTTGGGCTTGTAAGGCTTGTTTTGCTCCATCTTCAAAAAAGTGCAGATTCGACCCCCGCAATTTACGGAAAATGCAACAAAAAAAGGGTTATAATCGGAATTGTACAAAAATATATTCGCGATAGGGCCTCTGATTCAGAATACGTTAATTTTAACCCCAAACCCAAAACCTGTGAAACTAACTTTTCTAATACATTGTCCCGATCAAGCCGGAATCATTAGCTCGGTAACCAGTTTCTTGCACCAGAACGGAGGAAATGTCATATACCTCGACCAGCATGTGGATAAGGAAGCTGGGGTCTTTTTCATGCGATTGGAGAGTGATTTTCAGCAAAATACAGACAAACAGGTCCTAAGAGCATCTTTTCAGGGCGAACTGGCCAATCGGTATGAAATGGAGTGGAGTATCCACCAAGAGCGCATAAAACCGCGAATGGCCATATTTGTGTCAAAATACAAGCATTGCCTGTACGATTTGCTCAGCCGGTACCAGTCTGGCGAGTTGCTGGTGGAGATTCCTTTTATTTTAAGCAACCACCAAGACCTTTCATTTATTGCAGATCAGTTTCAGATACCTTTCCATCATGTGCCTGTCAGCAAAGAATTGCGAGAAAAAGCAGCCCAACAACAACTCGATCTCATCGAAGAACACCACGTAGATTTTGTGGTTTTGGCGCGTTACATGCAGATTATTTCACCAAGAGTCATTGAAGCGTTACCCAATAGAATCATTAATATTCACCACTCGTTCTTGCCTGCATTTGCCGGCGCCAAACCCTACCATGCAGCGTTCAAAAGAGGGGTAAAGATTATTGGGGCAACCAGTCATTATGTGACCGAAGAACTTGACGCTGGACCCATTATTGCCCAAGATGTAGCGACGGTAAGCCACTCTCATTTCATTGAAGACTTGGTGGCTGTGGGTCGTGATCTTGAGAAAATCGTTCTCTCAAAAGCGGTACAATTGCACGTCAAAAGAAAGACCATGGTCTACAACAACAGAACGGTGGTTTTTACCTGATGACAAAAAGCGGTTGACCATATCAATTCACTTCACAATTGCATTCAATATTTCATCACCCAAAAACCAAATACAAAGGTTCTTTCGCATATATGTGAAAGATTTGGTAATTTTTTGATATAGAGACAATAAAGAAAATAATTGCCCGTTCTTTTTTAAGAAAACAAGCGTTATCTTAACGTATTTATAAGGTAAGATTAACCTTGAAGTTCTCATT
This portion of the Flagellimonas lutaonensis genome encodes:
- a CDS encoding porin; protein product: MKTITNTKYIKKSLWLLVALVTFPIFAQDGADDKKKFTFSGTVDAYYRANLTAPNDEDAIAPGSSFANLPGFSLGMANLIANYEGEKVGFVADLVFGPRGTDAIFLSPLYSATGNIVNQLYVYWNVSDDVTLTFGNFNTFLGYEVISPAANFNYSTSYLFSYGPFSHTGLKADFDLGNDWSAMVAVMNPTDVTEFNPTGDYAVGAQLGYSSQFLNFLYSQGGFEVDYTGGFDLSEEFFLGINAAYFDNSDDAVDFAGIALYPQYQTSDNFAIGLRGEYFTETNLGAIGGAAESVFAVTLTGSATIGDLLIKPELRLDCADEDAFIDNDLAPTSSLASFLVAAVYSF
- a CDS encoding DUF1684 domain-containing protein, which gives rise to MRYLFWAIVLVFMGCRQEKRYHDQKDTGVQVASEAIADIIAFQEKLNKEFKNPETSPLPDRYRKDFEGLDFFDPDTNYIVKARFERTPDAKPFMMPTTTDRKTEEVVYGIAHFELNGKKHRLEVYQTLDLIDEEGFEDYLFLPFLDETNGDETYGGGRYIDLKIPIGDTLVIDFNKAYNPYCVYSKKYSCPLVPRQNYLRTSVRAGVKDFKKDKE
- a CDS encoding DJ-1/PfpI family protein, whose amino-acid sequence is MSALANNGCKQSPEEITGNEKGAPSLNPEYYNVAFLIMDGTYNTELTAPFDIFQHTQYRKNIKAMNTFTVANTTDPIITFEGIRLIPDFDYTKDSIPKIDILVVPSAEHHLDTDLNDTVMLNFVKRVDKEALFVTSHCDGAFVLAKAGLLDKVFSTTFPSDIGRYRVMFPHLKIKDSVLFVHDGKYITSAGGAKSFEAALYLAELLYGKEIAESLARGLVIDWDVDTVPKFIRQ
- a CDS encoding alpha/beta hydrolase; the encoded protein is MRKNYPLVIKKRLPYLIFLLVFQIGISQEVALRKGVIIDSVQVDDENNETFSLYLPTNFVTSKKWPVLYVFDMDGKGLQAMSMFKQAAEAKGYILASPDNINDTLSLSENMLRVGRAIDGVSRLLPIQNERLYVAGFAYGARFANITPLFLNKIRGVISCGASFMNLELLNSKRRFHFIGIVGNKDFNYIELLKLKKVLNGLKHPNQLLVFEGGHKWPDSQHFEKALTLFDLAEMAKGNIPQDSLIVNESYRQDLERFQELRSGSKLLLAEQVLDRMLAVYRPHREVDSLKKLKKELRKDKLYRALKRQENAARFKESLLKEDYVYYIEEDILTYNYNNLGWWNYQMTEINKFIYQGNAAEKRMGHRLQGFINALVEDNIFIINAENQPDEEALLFLYMLKTITDPTDYDYYLKVISLSAKKEDFGTAIFYLEEVLKRGYKDKERLYSLDHTALLRITPEYNKVIEKYLDDARYEIIDE
- a CDS encoding Lrp/AsnC family transcriptional regulator, translating into MKVDKLSLRILKELRKNARESYAEIGRKVGLTPPAVAERIKKMEDLGIIEGYQTHLAYHFLGYQLRAIIMLRAFMGKLKPFLDMVKSYDEVVNCYRITGNENIVMEVVLKDQRHLEKFIDELIAYGECRTHIVLSNVVSNEPLNKM
- a CDS encoding methylmalonyl-CoA mutase family protein; protein product: MEQNKPYKPKNKIRVVTAASLFDGHDAAINIMRRIIQAAGVEVIHLGHDRSVAEVVECAIQEDANAIAMTSYQGGHNEYFKYMYDLLQERGAGHIKIFGGGGGVILPEEINELMDYGITRIYSPDDGREMGLQGMIDDLVKKSDFSIADLGIPKKQDLGTLLRQKDVKTIARLISLAENRHDEFEEYSPSLKINNEDVPVLGITGTGGAGKSSLVDELVRRFLIDFPDKHLGIVSVDPSKRKTGGALLGDRIRMNAINNPRVYMRSLATRQSNLALSKHVAEAIQVLKAAAFDLIILETSGIGQSDTEILEHSDVSLYVMTPEFGAATQLEKIDMLDFADLVAINKFDKRGAQDALRDVKKQYQRNQNLWDANLDDLPIFGTIASQFNDPGMNRLYVATMQTLSEKTGATFDSDFKVENEPEKMFVIPPARTRYLSEITENNRGYDKNVFKQAKVAQKLYGLFKTMVSLIDLDDRAIEHSLLTKSGLDGPAILSKTKKEDVKQLVSKLLDEFDRVKMNLDPNNWMRLLQWHEKKKAYQAPIYSFKVRGKEIKVDTHTESLAHLQIPKVALPKYEAWGDLLLWMLQENVPGEFPYTAGIYPFKRTNEDPTRMFAGEGGPERTNRRFHYVSLDMPAKRLSTAFDSVTLYGHDPDKRPDIYGKIGNAGVSICCLDDAKKLYSGFDLSDPMTSVSMTINGPAPMLLGFFMNAAIDQNCEKYIKQNGLEDEVNKKIEAIYAKKGVKRPRYNGELPKGNNGLGLMLLGVTGDQVLPREVYDKIKAETLSQVRGTVQADILKEDQAQNTCIFSTEFALRLMGDVQEYFIDHKVRNFYSVSISGYHIAEAGANPISQLAFTLSNGFTYVEYYLSRGMDINDFGPNLSFFFSNGIDPEYAVIGRVARRIWAKAMKEKYGAGSRAQMLKYHIQTSGRSLHAQEIDFNDIRTTLQALYAIYDNCNSLHTNAYDEAITTPTEESVRRAMAIQLIINKELGLAKNENPLQGSFIIEELTDLVEEAVLMEFDRITERGGVLGAMETMYQRSKIQEESLYYETLKHSGKYPIIGVNTFLSSKGSPTVLPAEVIRATEDEKQLQIQTLKNLHKTYVEKSKQLLKELQKTAVANENLFEKLMEVTKYCSLGQITEALFEVGGQYRRNM
- the purU gene encoding formyltetrahydrofolate deformylase, with translation MKLTFLIHCPDQAGIISSVTSFLHQNGGNVIYLDQHVDKEAGVFFMRLESDFQQNTDKQVLRASFQGELANRYEMEWSIHQERIKPRMAIFVSKYKHCLYDLLSRYQSGELLVEIPFILSNHQDLSFIADQFQIPFHHVPVSKELREKAAQQQLDLIEEHHVDFVVLARYMQIISPRVIEALPNRIINIHHSFLPAFAGAKPYHAAFKRGVKIIGATSHYVTEELDAGPIIAQDVATVSHSHFIEDLVAVGRDLEKIVLSKAVQLHVKRKTMVYNNRTVVFT